Part of the Orcinus orca chromosome 5, mOrcOrc1.1, whole genome shotgun sequence genome, GCAGTttttagaaatgaagaggaaCAGGAGAGAAATAAAAGTGGAAAGGTGAAGTCTGTGAACATTTAAACTGTCTGATGAAAGAAGAAAAGCTTTTAGACTTGTTATAATTGGAATGGCACATGTAGGTCTCAAAGGAATATTCAGGCAATTGGAAAATACCTTTTCAAGTATAGGGCCAAGGAAGGAAGTCAACAGCAGGTGTGGTTGTGTAAACAAGTCAAATTTAGGTGAAAGAAGAGCAGGCATGTTTCATTATAGATTCCTGGAAGCCATTCCCTGCAGATTTAAGTAGGTAATTGAGAGTGACATTTAAAGTGGCAGGAGACAGTCTGGGCAATAGCTTGCATTTTCCACATAGTCAGGTTCAAGTGCAAGacaggtcttgtaaacagagttcaTGGCAGTCCTTTGTGATAGAGGAGGGGATCACTAAGACTGCTTAGGGACCCAGGTAAACTTCCAGCCTCCCTCTTCATCTCGACAAACAAAGGCTTGTCCCTGGTGGAAGGAGTGAGTTTTCACATTACAGTGAGGGCTCAGGGATGTGGAAAAGGCCATCTCTGTCTTATTGGGTGACACATCAGAAGTATAGTAAGGAAGAGTTTGTAGTCCTCCTGGGGGATTTGAAAGTTGAGAAAGGAAGTGAAAATCTTCCCTGTGGCTGGCAGTGCTGTGTGAGGGGGTTGTTCTGTCACCTCCATAGTCAATTGGCAGATCTTCCCCGGAGGCACCGGGATAATCAACTGCATCATTCAGAAACTGGGGAAATGTGCTTGTGGTCCGTCTGGGATGAGATGACAGGGCACTGTAGTTAGCTGATGAGGTGTCATCAATGGTGTTGAGGTCTTTCAACCCCAGTGTTTGAAGAACCCAGGGATccacagggggcccaggttgtTCACAGTTAGCAAATTCACTAGAGAGGTTTCTTTTGGCATTTTTATGATGGGGAATCTCAGGAGGAAAATATCTTTGCTCTTTGggtttcctcttcccctttctgaATTTTCCACGTGCTTTGGAGAACCCATCTGATGACAGCAATTTCTGGGgaagtaatatttgaaaatacacaGTCAGATAATCAACATCATTTTCTTTAAGACTGTCAAATATTTACTGGTCACCTTAATTCCTTAGAAAActtgattaaatttatattttcacatgCAAAAGCAAAACTCATTGGATTAACTTCTGCTTTTAAATCAAAATCTATGATGACAAGTTACCACCTAGAAATTCCAATTCATATAATTTTACTAGTCATTTAAAAGTtgaaatgatgggcttccctggtggtgcagtggttgagagtccgcctgccgatggagggaacacgggttcgtgccccagtccgggaagatcccacatgccgcgtagcggctgggcccgtgagccatggccgctgagcctgcgcgtccggagcctgtgctccgcaacgggagaggccacagcagtgagagggccgcgtaccgcaaaaaaataaaaaaattaaaaatacagcatttaaaaaaaaaaaagttgaaatgatGTCTTTAAAACTTCAGTTCCGGGAagtaatgattattattattattatggcaaTAATAGCAACTATCGTGTATTGAACACGGGTTATatgcatgatctcattttatGTAGATACTATTAAACCCTCctttaatgaggaaactgaggcacaggcacATTAGTGACTTGCTAAGGATCATGCAGCCTAGATTTAAGCCTAAGGCACCTGAATCTAGACAGAACCACTGATTACAATTCTACATAACACTCTTCCTCTAATTTTCCTAACCTTCACAGCACTCCCTTGTGGTATGTATTATATTATTCTAAATCTTGCAAAATtgagaacaagagagaaaaattgCTTAATTAATATCACTTACTAATTTAATAACTGTGCTTTTTCACAGAATGGTGGCTGGAGATAGGACGCCAGGCTAATAACTGTAAGCTGTGCTccctttttttaacaaaactaaCTGAATTCTAAAGGCACTAAATATAgtggtttttcttctctgagctgCTATATCTGGGTAAGAGTCGTAAGAAATATGATCGATTTAGATAAATAAGGTAGCTTGTCTAGAAGTAAGGTAAAGATTGATGATAAAACAATAATGGTAACAGAATGGCAGACAggtaacaaaaaatacaaaacccCAAAAAGGAAGAACAACAAAAAGGGACTATGGGCAAACTATCCTTGAGTTAGAAACAGTTCATTTTAAAAGGGTAAGAATGAAATGTTCATGAACAGATAATGTACTCGGCTATGTCTAATTACCAGTCAAGAGATGTGGGTTCCAGccatatttataacattttagaCGTGGAAAGATTCTTAAAAGATCTTTTAGCCCATACACTTACAAAGAAGTAAATGAGGCCCCAAGTGGGAGAGTGACTGACCTAAAGTTAAACAGATAAAAGAAATGCATGTCTCTCGGATCTAATTCCCGCTCCAGCGTCCCATCCAACTCTATCTTTTGATTAGCCTCTGTTGTCTCAGCAATCTCCTTGACTGGTTTTTGATTCTTAAGCAGCTCCTTTTGTAATATATGCTAAAATCTGCAATCTAGATACTTCAGGGAAATGATATATAAACACTGTTGTGAAAGTGCTATATTTCCTTCAGAAAAATTTGCCCATCCTATTGACGCATTTCAAGGCACATTGCTTAATACACTTCTTACACTGAATCAAGGAGTTTTACCCAAATTGTCTTCTTTCTCAAATCACTGCTCTGTCCTTATAAAGGGGGTCATCACATACCTTGGCTTTTTCCTCAAGACATTTAACTAAAGCAGAATTCAGGTATTGTCTGAGATGATTATTCTCCTCATGTAACCTAGCaagttcttcttccttctgcaccAGAGTATCTTGGAGCTGCAAAAAGCAGACAATGGTGAAGGCTGCTCCACTATATTGACTTTGTAACCTTATAATAATGCCACTGATCCTTAACCTACTTAAACTTGATTattattctgtttgttttatgAACTCAATCTCAGGGAGCCCTCGTCCTCAAAGGCCTAAGTTCAATCTACACCCACTTACCACTTGATTGTTCAGTTTGTGCTCCGAATTTTTTCATTGCAAagtgtttgaagagattatatgacttttaaaattgtaacCGCAAGGGGATCGGGAAGGTATGTAGGAAAATGAGCTGCGTGCAACTGTTTAAATATAGAAAACGGTGTTTAGAAAGGTTTTGCTGAACTTCTTCCTtgcatgttaaaaaaagaagaaagaaaaagaagatgtgggtTGGCTTCCCTCAGTCTCAGGTCAGTTTGTACATCCACTAGATTAAATTACTCTCTCataaataacaacaaacaaaataggGAAAATGAAGCAATCTTTGCAAGAACTTTTACAATCATCATCCCTTGTCCAAGTGATGAGCTGTTTATGGTTTAAAAATACTATCACACTCATTCTATCATTTGATCTTTCCACCAGCCCTCTGAGGTAGGCAGCACAAATatctccatttcatagataagaGAAAGGAGGACTTGAGAGGTCATACAGCTAAAATGTGTAAGGTCGGGGCTTGATTGAAGGTCTTCCTagagggttttggtttttgttggttttgttgttattattttctgtCATGGTGATCACCTAACTTTGACTTCTCTGTGGACAAATAACCATTTTGGTTCTAAA contains:
- the GMNC gene encoding geminin coiled-coil domain-containing protein 1 isoform X2, encoding MNTVLPCQDQYFVGGQSYNCPYSGTTSESSVDVSTETWVSFWAAGLLDNREPQQAPQAQESSSDSNFPVLNSCSWEEAQLSSQLYRNKQLQDTLVQKEEELARLHEENNHLRQYLNSALVKCLEEKAKKLLSSDGFSKARGKFRKGKRKPKEQRYFPPEIPHHKNAKRNLSSEFANCEQPGPPVDPWVLQTLGLKDLNTIDDTSSANYSALSSHPRRTTSTFPQFLNDAVDYPGASGEDLPIDYGGDRTTPSHSTASHREDFHFLSQLSNPPGGLQTLPYYTSDVSPNKTEMAFSTSLSPHCNVKTHSFHQGQAFVCRDEEGGWKFTWVPKQS
- the GMNC gene encoding geminin coiled-coil domain-containing protein 1 isoform X1, with translation MSSLPCLQNTVLPCQDQYFVGGQSYNCPYSGTTSESSVDVSTETWVSFWAAGLLDNREPQQAPQAQESSSDSNFPVLNSCSWEEAQLSSQLYRNKQLQDTLVQKEEELARLHEENNHLRQYLNSALVKCLEEKAKKLLSSDGFSKARGKFRKGKRKPKEQRYFPPEIPHHKNAKRNLSSEFANCEQPGPPVDPWVLQTLGLKDLNTIDDTSSANYSALSSHPRRTTSTFPQFLNDAVDYPGASGEDLPIDYGGDRTTPSHSTASHREDFHFLSQLSNPPGGLQTLPYYTSDVSPNKTEMAFSTSLSPHCNVKTHSFHQGQAFVCRDEEGGWKFTWVPKQS